In Methylomagnum ishizawai, one DNA window encodes the following:
- the lnt gene encoding apolipoprotein N-acyltransferase, with protein MLFDLLALAGGLLLPFAFAPYDQPALAVVALMLLFAAWGRAGPGRAFWRGFLFGLGQFGVGASWVYISMHRFGGASVPEAVGLTALFVLFWSPYPGFVGWLAARLGRGYGPVFKLLVLFPAAYTLADWLRSWLPTGFPWLQVGYSQIDTPLGALAPLFGSYGVGWAVALVAGGALALFRLSGHRRRVAGIGLVLFLGLCAALERVRWTEAAGPPIRVALLQGNVPQNRKWEPQFQREILGLYTRLTRQHWDAQLVIWPETAVPAFYQQVKDTFLADLAAEARQHGTDLLLGIPYYDPAQDRYFNSIVALGGASAFYFKRHLVPLGEYVPWRPLLGWVLDILEIPLSDFGAGRDDQTPLKAAGYPLAASICYEDVFGQESLLGLPTAAYLVNVTNDAWFGDSAAPHQHAQMARMRALETGRWMLRATNSGVTALITDRGRIAATAPLFQEAEVTGSFVPMRGRTPYVLWGDGPVVVGLGLVLGITALRRRWAVPQHPA; from the coding sequence GTGCTGTTCGACCTCCTGGCCCTCGCGGGCGGCTTGCTGCTGCCCTTCGCCTTCGCGCCCTACGACCAGCCCGCGCTGGCGGTGGTGGCGCTGATGCTGTTGTTCGCCGCGTGGGGGCGGGCCGGGCCGGGGCGGGCGTTCTGGCGGGGTTTCCTGTTCGGGCTGGGGCAGTTCGGAGTGGGGGCGTCCTGGGTCTATATCAGCATGCATCGGTTCGGTGGGGCCAGCGTGCCGGAGGCGGTCGGTTTGACCGCGCTGTTCGTGCTGTTCTGGTCGCCGTATCCGGGGTTCGTGGGCTGGCTGGCTGCCCGGTTGGGGCGGGGCTACGGCCCGGTGTTCAAACTGCTGGTCCTGTTCCCGGCGGCGTATACCCTGGCCGATTGGCTCAGGAGTTGGCTGCCGACCGGGTTTCCCTGGCTGCAAGTCGGCTATAGCCAGATCGATACGCCCCTGGGGGCTTTGGCCCCGCTGTTCGGGAGCTATGGCGTGGGCTGGGCGGTGGCGCTGGTGGCGGGCGGGGCGCTGGCGCTGTTCCGGTTGTCCGGGCACCGGCGGCGGGTAGCGGGCATCGGCTTGGTGCTGTTCCTGGGGCTGTGCGCGGCTTTGGAGCGGGTGCGCTGGACCGAAGCCGCCGGGCCGCCCATCCGGGTCGCCCTGCTCCAAGGCAACGTCCCGCAGAACAGGAAATGGGAGCCGCAGTTCCAGCGCGAAATCCTGGGGCTCTACACCCGTCTGACCCGCCAGCATTGGGATGCCCAACTGGTCATCTGGCCGGAAACGGCGGTTCCGGCGTTCTACCAGCAGGTCAAGGACACTTTCCTCGCCGACCTGGCAGCGGAGGCGCGGCAGCACGGCACCGACCTCCTGCTGGGCATCCCTTATTACGATCCGGCCCAGGACCGCTATTTCAATTCCATCGTCGCGCTGGGCGGGGCGTCCGCCTTCTATTTCAAGCGGCATCTGGTGCCCTTGGGCGAATATGTGCCCTGGCGTCCGTTGTTGGGCTGGGTGCTGGATATCCTCGAAATCCCGCTGTCCGACTTCGGCGCGGGCCGCGACGACCAAACCCCGCTCAAGGCGGCGGGTTATCCGCTGGCGGCTTCGATTTGCTACGAGGACGTGTTCGGCCAGGAATCCTTGCTGGGCTTGCCGACAGCCGCTTATCTGGTCAATGTCACCAACGACGCTTGGTTCGGCGATTCCGCCGCCCCGCACCAACACGCGCAAATGGCGCGGATGCGCGCCCTGGAAACGGGCCGCTGGATGCTCCGCGCCACCAACAGCGGCGTGACCGCGCTCATCACCGACCGGGGCCGCATCGCCGCCACGGCTCCTTTGTTCCAGGAGGCCGAGGTCACGGGCAGCTTCGTGCCGATGCGGGGGCGCACGCCCTATGTGCTGTGGGGGGATGGGCCGGTGGTGGTGGGTTTGGGGCTGGTATTGGGGATAACGGCGTTACGTAGGCGGTGGGCGGTCCCGCAACACCCCGCGTAA
- a CDS encoding glycosyltransferase family 2 protein, producing the protein MPVEVYGAALAGEYGGVRDGYLTGWVWNAARPSEFVGLRLLIDGEVAAEGRANIWRRRLAELKIGDGRHGYSLGIPRRFVDAESHRVELVTLDGISIARQTLTLAVGEDYVAPVRIVERPKKYYLAILAIAKNEAPYLHEWVAYHRAAGVEHFLIFDNDSDDGTTEMLGRLADLGWVEHVPWPRAAHPESPQKEAYAEGVARLREQAEWIAVVDLDEFIVPLHHPDIPAMLREYPDVTALGLCWRLFGSSGLKQWTPGLVMERFRKCRATGAKLVKSIVRADYIQEARIHAHAMKERATVDELRRPLHGPYAQAGTVAVAQINHYFTKSREEWERKKLRGKADRALDDKDFIRMDEEYAQHDFNEVEDDAIFKFYEATRRGVAWLRANISNGRGAVDAGFRLEPFGGQALRAGSVHPGPGAVLGAGRLMAFSRDYPAPVMAAAKHLAKLAIPPVRLVEVQDAWVAGMMVVAQGGTLFFDPAVYPGYLKKIYEDGIWLKRDIETVLHGIHEITLSEPCFVFYHGNCNNFGHFLTEAVPKLFTIKELYAQGWRAPLLLERHRAGFFMGYVKAILPEAEIVFIEPGIRYRGDFLLPSIDPGYKYHPERVRQMQNYAEAQAGRVDKQFPREIFISRGAFPKSYRRMANSPEIEEIACGHGLAIVRPEALPIPEQAALYRNAEIIVGEYGSGLHNAIYSRPGTAVLALNWINGVQQAIADSFGHAVGFVLPEDGGPVLNHGEGVQKTFNIAPEEFSAALAEIFRMRDFVAGARRAAADCQDDPIKVT; encoded by the coding sequence ATGCCAGTAGAAGTTTATGGGGCGGCCCTCGCCGGAGAGTATGGCGGCGTCAGGGACGGGTATCTGACCGGGTGGGTCTGGAACGCGGCGCGGCCCTCCGAATTCGTGGGATTGCGCTTGCTGATCGATGGCGAGGTGGCCGCGGAAGGCCGGGCCAATATCTGGCGGCGGCGGCTCGCCGAGTTGAAGATCGGCGACGGCAGGCATGGGTACTCGCTGGGTATTCCCAGGCGCTTCGTCGATGCGGAGTCCCACCGGGTCGAACTGGTCACGCTGGACGGTATATCGATTGCGCGGCAGACGCTGACCCTCGCTGTCGGCGAGGACTATGTCGCGCCGGTGCGGATCGTCGAGCGGCCTAAAAAATACTATCTGGCGATCCTGGCCATCGCCAAGAACGAAGCGCCCTATCTCCACGAATGGGTGGCCTACCACCGGGCGGCCGGGGTCGAGCATTTCCTGATCTTCGATAACGACAGCGACGACGGCACTACCGAGATGCTGGGACGCCTAGCCGACCTGGGCTGGGTCGAACACGTCCCTTGGCCCAGGGCGGCCCATCCCGAAAGCCCACAGAAGGAAGCCTATGCCGAGGGCGTCGCCCGCTTGAGGGAACAGGCCGAATGGATCGCGGTCGTCGATCTGGACGAGTTCATCGTGCCGCTCCACCACCCGGATATCCCCGCCATGCTCCGGGAATATCCCGATGTCACCGCCCTGGGGCTGTGCTGGCGCTTGTTCGGATCGTCGGGCCTGAAGCAATGGACGCCGGGCCTGGTCATGGAACGCTTCCGCAAATGCCGAGCCACCGGGGCGAAGTTGGTGAAGTCCATCGTCCGGGCCGACTACATCCAGGAGGCCCGCATCCATGCCCATGCCATGAAGGAAAGGGCCACGGTGGACGAACTACGCCGACCGCTGCACGGACCGTACGCCCAGGCCGGGACTGTCGCCGTGGCCCAGATCAATCATTATTTCACCAAGTCCAGGGAAGAATGGGAGCGGAAAAAACTCAGGGGGAAGGCCGACCGCGCCCTGGACGACAAGGATTTCATCCGTATGGACGAGGAATATGCCCAGCACGATTTCAACGAGGTCGAAGACGACGCGATCTTCAAGTTCTATGAAGCGACCCGGCGCGGCGTGGCGTGGCTGAGGGCCAATATCTCCAACGGGCGGGGCGCGGTCGACGCCGGATTCCGGCTGGAACCTTTCGGCGGGCAGGCATTGCGGGCCGGTTCGGTCCATCCCGGACCCGGTGCCGTTCTTGGCGCGGGGCGGCTGATGGCGTTTTCCAGGGACTACCCCGCGCCGGTCATGGCAGCGGCGAAGCATCTCGCCAAGCTGGCTATCCCGCCGGTCCGGCTGGTGGAGGTCCAGGATGCCTGGGTGGCCGGGATGATGGTGGTTGCCCAGGGCGGGACGTTGTTTTTCGATCCCGCCGTTTATCCGGGCTATCTCAAGAAAATCTACGAGGATGGCATTTGGCTCAAGAGGGATATCGAGACGGTGTTGCATGGTATCCATGAAATCACGCTATCCGAACCTTGTTTCGTCTTCTATCACGGCAACTGCAACAACTTCGGCCATTTCCTCACCGAGGCTGTGCCCAAGCTCTTCACCATCAAGGAACTGTACGCCCAGGGTTGGCGGGCACCGCTCCTGCTCGAACGCCACCGGGCCGGGTTCTTCATGGGCTATGTCAAGGCCATCCTGCCGGAGGCCGAAATCGTGTTCATCGAACCCGGCATCCGCTACCGGGGGGATTTCCTGTTGCCGAGCATAGACCCAGGCTACAAATATCATCCAGAGCGGGTGCGGCAGATGCAAAACTACGCGGAAGCGCAGGCCGGGCGGGTGGACAAGCAGTTCCCCAGGGAAATCTTCATTTCCAGGGGCGCGTTCCCCAAATCCTACCGGCGGATGGCGAACAGCCCGGAAATCGAGGAAATCGCCTGTGGACACGGCTTGGCCATCGTCAGGCCGGAGGCATTGCCCATCCCCGAGCAAGCGGCCCTGTACCGGAACGCCGAAATCATCGTCGGGGAGTACGGCTCGGGCCTGCACAACGCGATCTACAGCAGGCCGGGCACGGCGGTGCTGGCCCTGAACTGGATCAACGGCGTGCAACAGGCTATCGCGGACTCGTTCGGGCACGCGGTGGGGTTCGTCTTGCCGGAGGATGGCGGACCCGTGCTGAACCATGGCGAAGGCGTCCAAAAGACTTTCAATATCGCGCCGGAGGAGTTCTCGGCGGCGCTGGCGGAAATATTCAGGATGCGCGATTTCGTGGCCGGGGCCAGGCGGGCCGCGGCGGATTGCCAAGACGACCCGATCAAGGTGACATAG
- a CDS encoding sulfotransferase family 2 domain-containing protein, translating into MPLYLLENKLVLFIHVPKAGGTSVEEYLSTHYLGLLDRGFRGHLPCSPQHFHAAMLATALKDAPLDYVFMVVRNPWDRLRSEYKFRKRHFKDAKDVDFDEWVERVVAAYRKNRFHLDNHLRPMSEFLLPGTEVFKLEEGLAALRDTLAQRYPTAIDAAWRFPAVNVIDKDGEPGEAPSQKVRDLVHRLYREDFERWYPLANVESGG; encoded by the coding sequence ATGCCCTTATATTTGCTAGAAAACAAACTGGTTTTGTTTATCCATGTGCCCAAGGCGGGAGGCACTTCGGTGGAGGAATACCTTTCCACACATTACCTAGGCTTACTGGACCGGGGGTTCCGGGGCCATTTGCCCTGTTCCCCCCAGCATTTCCACGCGGCCATGCTGGCCACCGCTTTAAAAGACGCGCCCTTGGATTATGTCTTTATGGTGGTGAGGAATCCCTGGGACCGGTTGAGGAGCGAATACAAGTTCAGGAAAAGGCATTTCAAGGATGCCAAGGATGTGGATTTCGATGAATGGGTCGAGCGGGTGGTCGCGGCCTACCGCAAGAACCGTTTCCACCTGGACAACCACTTGCGGCCGATGAGCGAATTCCTGTTACCGGGCACGGAAGTCTTCAAACTGGAGGAGGGGCTAGCGGCCTTGCGCGATACCTTGGCGCAAAGGTATCCCACCGCCATCGACGCGGCCTGGCGATTTCCGGCGGTCAATGTGATCGATAAGGATGGCGAGCCGGGCGAAGCGCCTTCCCAAAAGGTCCGCGACCTGGTGCATAGGTTGTACCGGGAGGATTTCGAGCGCTGGTATCCGCTGGCAAACGTGGAAAGCGGAGGCTGA
- a CDS encoding capsular polysaccharide synthesis protein has translation MNENAHRGDPPRIIWLLWLQGWDQAPEVAWAGRTSWEKRNPGWQVHALDQADMVDFLSSEGSKRIFSTPKQPEAMSDQIRLELLHQHGGVWADATTLCARPLDDWLPQAMPNGFFAFYLPERDRMISSWFLAAEKGAYIVEKWREAAWRYWEGRERRDNYFWAHRLFTELHGLDPRFRALWEGTPRMPSYHRFHFGPRNAQLSQEPPPEIERLLASPPSPVFKLTHKFDTPPGPGSLMERLCAFARE, from the coding sequence ATGAACGAAAACGCGCATCGTGGCGATCCGCCGCGGATCATATGGTTGCTTTGGCTACAGGGATGGGACCAAGCCCCGGAAGTCGCCTGGGCCGGGCGCACGAGTTGGGAAAAGCGCAATCCCGGTTGGCAAGTCCACGCACTGGACCAAGCCGATATGGTGGATTTCCTGTCATCCGAAGGCTCCAAGCGTATCTTTTCCACGCCGAAACAGCCGGAGGCCATGAGCGACCAAATCCGCTTGGAACTTCTGCACCAGCACGGCGGGGTCTGGGCCGATGCAACCACCCTCTGCGCCCGTCCCCTCGACGACTGGCTTCCCCAGGCCATGCCCAATGGTTTTTTCGCCTTCTACCTGCCCGAGCGCGACCGCATGATTTCGAGCTGGTTCCTGGCGGCCGAGAAAGGGGCGTATATCGTCGAGAAGTGGAGGGAGGCCGCTTGGCGTTACTGGGAGGGTCGCGAGCGCCGCGATAATTATTTCTGGGCTCACAGGCTCTTCACCGAACTCCATGGCCTTGATCCCCGTTTCCGGGCGCTATGGGAGGGTACGCCCCGGATGCCGTCTTATCACCGTTTCCATTTCGGTCCGCGCAACGCCCAGTTATCACAGGAACCACCGCCGGAAATAGAGCGGCTCCTGGCTTCCCCTCCCTCTCCGGTTTTCAAGCTGACCCACAAGTTTGATACGCCACCGGGGCCGGGTTCGCTCATGGAGCGCTTGTGCGCCTTCGCCAGGGAATAG
- a CDS encoding sulfotransferase family 2 domain-containing protein, whose product MPLFMLEKKLVLFIHVPKAGGSSIEHFLAPHYVGLMDTSYPGGLPCSPQHFHAALLSIILKNSPIDYKFMVVRNPFRRLESEYKFRKKHFGDVKNMDFEAWVAHALETYLKNPYHLDNHLRPMTEFILPNTQVYKLEDGLDRLRDDLHSRYPTAIAKEKAIPHAHETGTKERCSIVSKEVADLVYSFYKEDFERWYPDDHKLPAL is encoded by the coding sequence ATGCCTTTATTCATGCTAGAAAAAAAGTTGGTCTTATTTATCCATGTCCCCAAAGCCGGGGGATCATCGATAGAGCATTTCCTGGCACCGCATTATGTGGGGTTGATGGATACTTCTTATCCGGGAGGATTGCCTTGCTCCCCGCAGCACTTCCACGCCGCGCTGCTTTCCATCATCCTGAAAAATTCCCCCATCGATTATAAATTCATGGTCGTCAGGAATCCCTTCCGCAGACTGGAAAGCGAATATAAATTCAGGAAAAAACACTTCGGCGATGTCAAGAATATGGATTTCGAGGCATGGGTCGCCCACGCTCTGGAAACCTACCTAAAAAACCCCTACCACCTCGACAACCATCTACGGCCAATGACCGAGTTCATCCTGCCAAACACCCAAGTCTACAAACTTGAGGATGGTTTGGACCGGCTGCGCGACGACCTCCATTCGAGATATCCCACCGCCATCGCCAAGGAAAAAGCGATCCCGCACGCCCATGAAACCGGAACCAAAGAGCGGTGTAGCATCGTGAGCAAAGAAGTCGCCGACCTTGTTTATAGCTTCTACAAGGAGGATTTCGAGCGCTGGTATCCAGACGATCACAAACTTCCAGCCCTTTAG